One genomic region from Mastacembelus armatus chromosome 21, fMasArm1.2, whole genome shotgun sequence encodes:
- the lrrfip1a gene encoding nucleoprotein TPR isoform X8 gives MGTQGTGRKRSTKKERATAEDDALNLIAREAEARLAAKRAARAEAREIRMKELERQQKEIFQVQKKYYGLNTKLDDRADSKWGDIEQWMEDSEKYSRSSQIRTLSDDDERMSVGSRGSVRSDLEAAGAYGGGGSFSHKKSKKKKKHKHKDRDRNGYDDDYSVMSSRCSGLSDESRLSQSRSSRLDLTSSRLSDDSRVSRASRLDLQPASHASSDLYSLSGLSSTRNPGSALNGYQFYRSLSHITQQLYRRPLEYTNYRNSSSRASSRASSACASPVDNCSSVASYLRCAAGNSGLPGDLDDVTIPDFSDQVEDRDYLEKGSRAASALTAATLTSLGGTSSRRGSGETAITVDAETSIREIKEIHELKDQIQDVESKYTQNLKEVKDALAELEEKYRKAMVSNAQLDNEKNNLMYQVDTLKDSLMELEELLSESRQEYVEKVKEYEREKHAHNVLQFQFSEMKEMLKQSEELLNETRQLRMKQEGFIREICDLQETLEWKDKKIGALERQKEYTDAIRIERDELREEVVKLKDILKKHGIVLGPDLNINGDVGEAEVDGSPSGDSATNSAQDSQTFSMEGNNMLGNTEENQLRSSGEEGVAPEQHQEMLKEEDKEIHLTSDTLCNVPDVSTLETSKEKQPTEQTCIPTEGDSIEEHSHSKKDLNVYINEHLITEAKDVIVCPKLVEIVSSAEENILETETSDGGALRETTNPDLRETENISGSVDTHNNDIRETYNKISEEQGNKQEDVESNLRNTEACPQQRVAEDVTKKSLPNESISAVSKTDTQQEPENAEEAENEETEEISQPQGITASGKKKKKKRRGKKKGGTQENKNRQKDETEKENSKTEKGMELIRKDNGLVTEPETLKESEIDQIKNEQEMQETEGVDAVKVAEPSETEPRMGHDGNEKEQSLETEIVKEAPAESPEASLSVSDLIDRGCTGPDTECIFRADNFTIGDISINDEAVHRESENMGLKVESIHDLKPGSTSDHSEIILEQNSKVNTEAEAHVPNSDDVSADQSEFTNTSERKDSLSVSLPKTDISTDGLKNLSASELLSERSIAETSVSSDTPPIKVSARGPEEATETIKDDEEPRIETEPECFPTSVISLSHVGDDNSELKQDRTEKEVPTRSTEQPEDLVKTDSSSHEGKRDSCNSAMLMTNTELDEKSLLETVTEAEPFHNVESQTLVCVDYMDQSNVEADVINTSEVLNTPDSPREATEIGSSDEQESTVAKVLEHKINPNDQESETSLCPLTEQLHESIQIKSEDNESSQPTQQDSDEEDGEDEEGQSFDFDDMDIEVAVAADLPKNPEQDDIEEGTAVISDDGNIESSALCQSNTEINENAQGKSGESNEENCTADGSSQTETLDKESNNMPQDNQNSSAHEEATSEKGENVCEEVHRPKEEVVVADEARHIVQEGNVFNVGELGAVAENINLPVEEGLDAVRHEEQGEDVVLSKGAEEVASSKESPQSGKDVKKNGKKGKGKSKEEYVHIGILYGHIV, from the exons GCCGAGGCCAGGCTGGCAGCAAAGAGGGCAGCGAGGGCAGAGGCCAGAGAAATCCGcatgaaggagctggagaggCAACAGAAAGAG ATCTTTCAGGTTCAGAAG AAATATTATGGCTTGAACACAAAATTAGATGACCGAGCAGACAGCAAATGGGGAGACATTGAACAATGGATG GAGGACAGTGAGAAATACTCACGTTCTTCACAGATACGCACG CTCTCAGACGACGATGAGCGGATGTCAGTGGGAAGCCGGGGCAGTGTCAGG tcGGATCTTGAAGCAGCAGGGGCTTATGGTGGAGGG GGCTCCTTCTCACACAAGaagtcaaagaaaaagaagaagcataaacacaaagacagagat AGGAACGGCTATGATGATGATTACAGTGTCATGTCCAGCAGG TGTTCAGGACTCAGTGATGAAAGCAGACTGTCTCAGTCTCGTTCGTCCAGGCTAGACCTAACG AGCTCCAGACTGAGTGATGACAGCCGGGTTTCTCGTGCCTCCAGATTAGACCTTCAGCCG GCCTCTCATGCTTCCTCTGACTTGTATAGTCTCAGTGGTCTGTCCTCCACTAGAAACCCAGGTTCAGCTCTCAATGGTTACCAG TTCTACAGGTCACTCAGTCACATCACCCAGCAGCTGTATCGTAGG CCTTTAGAGTACACTAATTATCGCAATTCCAGCTCCAGGGCTTCCAGCAGGGCCAGTTCAGCCTGTGCCAGCCCAGTG GACAACTGCAGCTCAGTTGCCAGTTATCTGAGGTGTGCAGCTGGTAACAGTGGCCTCCCCGGGGACTTGGACGATGTTACTATTCCTGACTTTTCAGAT CAGGTGGAGGACAGAGATTATCTTGAGAAG ggCTCTCGAGCAGCTTCTGCCTTAACAGCAGCAACCCTCACTTCCTTAGGTGGGACATCCTCTCGGAGAGGAAGTGGGGAGACGGCTATAACTGTGGATGCTGAGACCTCCATACGAGAAATCAAG GAGATTCATGAACTGAAGGATCAGATTCAAGATGTGGAATCCAAGTACACACAGAACCTAAAAGAAGTCAAG GATGCTTTAGCAGAGCTGGAGGAGAAGTATCGTAAAGCCATGGTGTCCAATGCTCAGCTggataatgaaaaaaacaacctgATGTACCAGGTGGACACACTGAAGGACTCGCTTATGGAGCTGGAGGAACTGCTGTCTGAGTCACGCCAGGAATATGTGGAGAAAGTCAAG GAATATGAGCGAGAGAAACATGCCCACAATgtgcttcagtttcagttcagtgaaatgaaagagaTGCTAAAACAAAGTGAAGAGCTGCTAAAT GAGACCCGTCAGCTGCGTATGAAACAGGAAGGTTTCATTAGGGAAATATGTGACCTTCAGGAGACATTGGAGTGGAAGGATAAAAAAATTGGG GCCTTAGAGCGACAGAAAGAATACACAGATGCAATCCGAATTGAGAGAGATGAGCTCAGAGAAGAGGTGGTGAAGCTGAAAGACATTCTCAAG AAACATGGAATAGTATTGGGACCTGATCTGAACATCAATGGAGATGTTGGTGAGGCAGAAGTTGACGGTTCCCCCAGTGGAGACTCTGCCACCAACTCAGCTCAGGATTCACAGACCTTTTCAATGGAGGGGAACAACATGCTTG GCAACACAGAAGAGAATCAGTTGAGAAGTAGCGGAGAGGAAGGGGTGGCTCCAGAACAGCATCAGGAAATGTTGAaagaggaagacaaagaaatTCACTTGACTTCTGATACACTCTGTAATGTTCCTGATGTGTCCACACTGGAAACatctaaagaaaaacaacctaCAGAACAGACATGCATTCCCACAGAGGGAGACAGCATTGAAGAACATAGCCACAGCAAGAAGGActtaaatgtttacattaatgAGCATTTAATCACAGAAGCCAAAGATGTAATTGTTTGCCCTAAACTTGTAGAAATTGTATCAAGtgctgaagaaaatattttagaaacagaaacatctgatgGGGGAGCTTTACGAGAGACAACTAACCCTGATTTAAGGGAGACGGAAAATATAAGCGGTAGTGTTGACACACACAATAATGACATTAGAGAGACATATAATAAAATTTCTGAAGAGcaaggaaacaaacaggaagatgTTGAAAGTAATTTAAGGAATACAGAAGCATGTCCTCAGCAAAGAGTCGCAGAGGATGTTACGAAAAAAAGTTTACCTAATGAGTCCATCTCAGCTGTATCAAAAACCGACACTCAACAAGAACCTGAGAATGCCGAAGAGGCAGAGAATGAAGAGACTGAGGAAATATCTCAGCCTCAGGGTATTACTGCTTcagggaaaaagaagaaaaagaagaggagaggtaAAAAGAAAGGAGGGACTCAGGAGAATAAGAACCGACAAAAAGATGAAACGGAgaaggaaaacagcaaaacagaaaaaggcatgGAATTAATTAGAAAAGATAATGGCTTAGTGACAGAACCTGAAACCTTGAAAGAATCAGAGATAGATCAAATTAAGAATGAGCAGGAAATGCAAGAAACTGAGGGAGTAGATGCAGTTAAAGTAGCAGAGCCCTCTGAAACTGAACCAAGAATGGGTCATGACGGAAATGAGAAGGAACAAAGTTTAGAAACTGAAATAGTGAAAGAGGCACCTGCTGAATCTCCAGAGGCCAGCCTCAGTGTGTCTGATCTTATTGACAGAGGGTGCACTGGCCCTGACACAGAGTGCATTTTCAGGGCAGACAACTTTACAATTGGAGACATATCCATCAATGATGAAGCTGTCCATAGGGAGTCAGAAAATATGGGGCTTAAAGTTGAGTCCATACATGATTTGAAACCTGGTTCCACATCTGATCACTCAGAAATCATCCTTGAACAAAACAGTAAGGTAAACACTGAAGCTGAAGCACATGTTCCTAACAGCGATGATGTTTCTGCCGATCAGTCTGAATTCACCAACACTTCTGAGAGAAAAGACAGCTTATCAGTCTCACTGCCAAAAACTGATATCAGCACTGATGGACTCAAAAACCTGTCTGCCTCAGAGCTGCTATCAGAGCGATCTATAGCTGAGACATCAGTTAGCAGTGACACTCCTCCCATTAAGGTTTCTGCTAGAGGACCTGAGGAGGCAACTGAGACCATCAAGGACGATGAAGAACCAAGAATAGAGACTGAACCAGAATGCTTTCCTACCAGTGTCATTTCCCTAAGTCATGTTGGTGATGATAATTCAGAGCTAAAAcaagacagaacagaaaaggagGTGCCTACTAGAAGCACAGAGCAACCTGAAGATTTAGTTAAAACAGACAGCTCCTCACATGAAGGAAAACGTGACAGTTGTAACAGTGCAATGTTGATGACAAACACTGAGCTGGATGAAAAGAGTCTTTTGGAGACTGTAACTGAGGCTGAACCATTTCATAATGTAGAAAGCCAGACATTAGTGTGTGTGGATTATATGGATCAATCAAATGTGGAAGCAGATGTGATCAATACCAGTGAGGTGTTAAATACACCAGACTCTCCAAGAGAAGCTACTGAGATTGGTTCTTCTGATGAACAGGAATCAACTGTTGCAAAAGTTCtagaacataaaataaatccaaatgaTCAGGAAAGTGAGACATCTCTTTGTCCTTTAACGGAGCAACTGCATGAATCCATCCAAATTAAATCTGAAGATAATGAGTCATCTCAACCCACCCAacaagacagtgatgaagaagaTGGTGAAGATGAGGAAGGGCAGTCTTTTGATTTTGATGACATGGATATAGAAGTGGCTGTAGCAGCAGATCTCCCTAAAAATCCAGAACAGGATGACATTGAGGAGGGAACTGCAGTCATATCAGATGACGGCAACATTGAGAGTTCAGCACTGTGCCAAAGTAATACTGAGATAAATGAGAATGCACAAGGCAAGTCAGGTGAAAGCAATGAGGAGAATTGCACAGCTGATGGCAGTAGTCAAACAGAGACACTAGATAAAGAGTCAAATAATATGCCTCAAGACAACCAAAACTCTTCGGCTCATGAGGAAGCCACATCTGAAAAGGGGGAGAATGTGTGTGAGGAGGTGCACAGACCGAAAGAAGAAGTAGTCGTAGCAGATGAGGCAAGGCACATTGTACAGGAAGGAAATGTTTTCAATGTTGGAGAGTTAGGTGCTGTTGCAGAGAACATTAACCTCCCAGTGGAGGAAGGATTAGATGCTGTTAGGCATGAGGAGCAGGGTGAAGATGTGGTTTTATCAAAAGGTGCAGAGGAAGTGGCAAGCAGCAAAGAGTCTCCACAATCAGGGAAAGATGTGAAGAAGAACGGCAAGAAAGGCAAAGGCAAGAGCAAAGAGGAGT
- the lrrfip1a gene encoding leucine-rich repeat flightless-interacting protein 1 isoform X22, which produces MGTQGTGRKRSTKKERATAEDDALNLIAREAEARLAAKRAARAEAREIRMKELERQQKEIFQVQKKYYGLNTKLDDRADSKWGDIEQWMEDSEKYSRSSQIRTLSDDDERMSVGSRGSVRVEDRDYLEKGSRAASALTAATLTSLGGTSSRRGSGETAITVDAETSIREIKEIHELKDQIQDVESKYTQNLKEVKDALAELEEKYRKAMVSNAQLDNEKNNLMYQVDTLKDSLMELEELLSESRQEYVEKVKEYEREKHAHNVLQFQFSEMKEMLKQSEELLNETRQLRMKQEGFIREICDLQETLEWKDKKIGALERQKEYTDAIRIERDELREEVVKLKDILKKHGIVLGPDLNINGDVGEAEVDGSPSGDSATNSAQDSQTFSMEGNNMLGNTEENQLRSSGEEGVAPEQHQEMLKEEDKEIHLTSDTLCNVPDVSTLETSKEKQPTEQTCIPTEGDSIEEHSHSKKDLNVYINEHLITEAKDVIVCPKLVEIVSSAEENILETETSDGGALRETTNPDLRETENISGSVDTHNNDIRETYNKISEEQGNKQEDVESNLRNTEACPQQRVAEDVTKKSLPNESISAVSKTDTQQEPENAEEAENEETEEISQPQGITASGKKKKKKRRGKKKGGTQENKNRQKDETEKENSKTEKGMELIRKDNGLVTEPETLKESEIDQIKNEQEMQETEGVDAVKVAEPSETEPRMGHDGNEKEQSLETEIVKEAPAESPEASLSVSDLIDRGCTGPDTECIFRADNFTIGDISINDEAVHRESENMGLKVESIHDLKPGSTSDHSEIILEQNSKVNTEAEAHVPNSDDVSADQSEFTNTSERKDSLSVSLPKTDISTDGLKNLSASELLSERSIAETSVSSDTPPIKVSARGPEEATETIKDDEEPRIETEPECFPTSVISLSHVGDDNSELKQDRTEKEVPTRSTEQPEDLVKTDSSSHEGKRDSCNSAMLMTNTELDEKSLLETVTEAEPFHNVESQTLVCVDYMDQSNVEADVINTSEVLNTPDSPREATEIGSSDEQESTVAKVLEHKINPNDQESETSLCPLTEQLHESIQIKSEDNESSQPTQQDSDEEDGEDEEGQSFDFDDMDIEVAVAADLPKNPEQDDIEEGTAVISDDGNIESSALCQSNTEINENAQGKSGESNEENCTADGSSQTETLDKESNNMPQDNQNSSAHEEATSEKGENVCEEVHRPKEEVVVADEARHIVQEGNVFNVGELGAVAENINLPVEEGLDAVRHEEQGEDVVLSKGAEEVASSKESPQSGKDVKKNGKKGKGKSKEEYVHIGILYGHIV; this is translated from the exons GCCGAGGCCAGGCTGGCAGCAAAGAGGGCAGCGAGGGCAGAGGCCAGAGAAATCCGcatgaaggagctggagaggCAACAGAAAGAG ATCTTTCAGGTTCAGAAG AAATATTATGGCTTGAACACAAAATTAGATGACCGAGCAGACAGCAAATGGGGAGACATTGAACAATGGATG GAGGACAGTGAGAAATACTCACGTTCTTCACAGATACGCACG CTCTCAGACGACGATGAGCGGATGTCAGTGGGAAGCCGGGGCAGTGTCAGG GTGGAGGACAGAGATTATCTTGAGAAG ggCTCTCGAGCAGCTTCTGCCTTAACAGCAGCAACCCTCACTTCCTTAGGTGGGACATCCTCTCGGAGAGGAAGTGGGGAGACGGCTATAACTGTGGATGCTGAGACCTCCATACGAGAAATCAAG GAGATTCATGAACTGAAGGATCAGATTCAAGATGTGGAATCCAAGTACACACAGAACCTAAAAGAAGTCAAG GATGCTTTAGCAGAGCTGGAGGAGAAGTATCGTAAAGCCATGGTGTCCAATGCTCAGCTggataatgaaaaaaacaacctgATGTACCAGGTGGACACACTGAAGGACTCGCTTATGGAGCTGGAGGAACTGCTGTCTGAGTCACGCCAGGAATATGTGGAGAAAGTCAAG GAATATGAGCGAGAGAAACATGCCCACAATgtgcttcagtttcagttcagtgaaatgaaagagaTGCTAAAACAAAGTGAAGAGCTGCTAAAT GAGACCCGTCAGCTGCGTATGAAACAGGAAGGTTTCATTAGGGAAATATGTGACCTTCAGGAGACATTGGAGTGGAAGGATAAAAAAATTGGG GCCTTAGAGCGACAGAAAGAATACACAGATGCAATCCGAATTGAGAGAGATGAGCTCAGAGAAGAGGTGGTGAAGCTGAAAGACATTCTCAAG AAACATGGAATAGTATTGGGACCTGATCTGAACATCAATGGAGATGTTGGTGAGGCAGAAGTTGACGGTTCCCCCAGTGGAGACTCTGCCACCAACTCAGCTCAGGATTCACAGACCTTTTCAATGGAGGGGAACAACATGCTTG GCAACACAGAAGAGAATCAGTTGAGAAGTAGCGGAGAGGAAGGGGTGGCTCCAGAACAGCATCAGGAAATGTTGAaagaggaagacaaagaaatTCACTTGACTTCTGATACACTCTGTAATGTTCCTGATGTGTCCACACTGGAAACatctaaagaaaaacaacctaCAGAACAGACATGCATTCCCACAGAGGGAGACAGCATTGAAGAACATAGCCACAGCAAGAAGGActtaaatgtttacattaatgAGCATTTAATCACAGAAGCCAAAGATGTAATTGTTTGCCCTAAACTTGTAGAAATTGTATCAAGtgctgaagaaaatattttagaaacagaaacatctgatgGGGGAGCTTTACGAGAGACAACTAACCCTGATTTAAGGGAGACGGAAAATATAAGCGGTAGTGTTGACACACACAATAATGACATTAGAGAGACATATAATAAAATTTCTGAAGAGcaaggaaacaaacaggaagatgTTGAAAGTAATTTAAGGAATACAGAAGCATGTCCTCAGCAAAGAGTCGCAGAGGATGTTACGAAAAAAAGTTTACCTAATGAGTCCATCTCAGCTGTATCAAAAACCGACACTCAACAAGAACCTGAGAATGCCGAAGAGGCAGAGAATGAAGAGACTGAGGAAATATCTCAGCCTCAGGGTATTACTGCTTcagggaaaaagaagaaaaagaagaggagaggtaAAAAGAAAGGAGGGACTCAGGAGAATAAGAACCGACAAAAAGATGAAACGGAgaaggaaaacagcaaaacagaaaaaggcatgGAATTAATTAGAAAAGATAATGGCTTAGTGACAGAACCTGAAACCTTGAAAGAATCAGAGATAGATCAAATTAAGAATGAGCAGGAAATGCAAGAAACTGAGGGAGTAGATGCAGTTAAAGTAGCAGAGCCCTCTGAAACTGAACCAAGAATGGGTCATGACGGAAATGAGAAGGAACAAAGTTTAGAAACTGAAATAGTGAAAGAGGCACCTGCTGAATCTCCAGAGGCCAGCCTCAGTGTGTCTGATCTTATTGACAGAGGGTGCACTGGCCCTGACACAGAGTGCATTTTCAGGGCAGACAACTTTACAATTGGAGACATATCCATCAATGATGAAGCTGTCCATAGGGAGTCAGAAAATATGGGGCTTAAAGTTGAGTCCATACATGATTTGAAACCTGGTTCCACATCTGATCACTCAGAAATCATCCTTGAACAAAACAGTAAGGTAAACACTGAAGCTGAAGCACATGTTCCTAACAGCGATGATGTTTCTGCCGATCAGTCTGAATTCACCAACACTTCTGAGAGAAAAGACAGCTTATCAGTCTCACTGCCAAAAACTGATATCAGCACTGATGGACTCAAAAACCTGTCTGCCTCAGAGCTGCTATCAGAGCGATCTATAGCTGAGACATCAGTTAGCAGTGACACTCCTCCCATTAAGGTTTCTGCTAGAGGACCTGAGGAGGCAACTGAGACCATCAAGGACGATGAAGAACCAAGAATAGAGACTGAACCAGAATGCTTTCCTACCAGTGTCATTTCCCTAAGTCATGTTGGTGATGATAATTCAGAGCTAAAAcaagacagaacagaaaaggagGTGCCTACTAGAAGCACAGAGCAACCTGAAGATTTAGTTAAAACAGACAGCTCCTCACATGAAGGAAAACGTGACAGTTGTAACAGTGCAATGTTGATGACAAACACTGAGCTGGATGAAAAGAGTCTTTTGGAGACTGTAACTGAGGCTGAACCATTTCATAATGTAGAAAGCCAGACATTAGTGTGTGTGGATTATATGGATCAATCAAATGTGGAAGCAGATGTGATCAATACCAGTGAGGTGTTAAATACACCAGACTCTCCAAGAGAAGCTACTGAGATTGGTTCTTCTGATGAACAGGAATCAACTGTTGCAAAAGTTCtagaacataaaataaatccaaatgaTCAGGAAAGTGAGACATCTCTTTGTCCTTTAACGGAGCAACTGCATGAATCCATCCAAATTAAATCTGAAGATAATGAGTCATCTCAACCCACCCAacaagacagtgatgaagaagaTGGTGAAGATGAGGAAGGGCAGTCTTTTGATTTTGATGACATGGATATAGAAGTGGCTGTAGCAGCAGATCTCCCTAAAAATCCAGAACAGGATGACATTGAGGAGGGAACTGCAGTCATATCAGATGACGGCAACATTGAGAGTTCAGCACTGTGCCAAAGTAATACTGAGATAAATGAGAATGCACAAGGCAAGTCAGGTGAAAGCAATGAGGAGAATTGCACAGCTGATGGCAGTAGTCAAACAGAGACACTAGATAAAGAGTCAAATAATATGCCTCAAGACAACCAAAACTCTTCGGCTCATGAGGAAGCCACATCTGAAAAGGGGGAGAATGTGTGTGAGGAGGTGCACAGACCGAAAGAAGAAGTAGTCGTAGCAGATGAGGCAAGGCACATTGTACAGGAAGGAAATGTTTTCAATGTTGGAGAGTTAGGTGCTGTTGCAGAGAACATTAACCTCCCAGTGGAGGAAGGATTAGATGCTGTTAGGCATGAGGAGCAGGGTGAAGATGTGGTTTTATCAAAAGGTGCAGAGGAAGTGGCAAGCAGCAAAGAGTCTCCACAATCAGGGAAAGATGTGAAGAAGAACGGCAAGAAAGGCAAAGGCAAGAGCAAAGAGGAGT